The proteins below come from a single Catenulispora sp. EB89 genomic window:
- a CDS encoding ferrochelatase — MSNTAPYDALLLLSFGGPEGPEDVVPFLENVTRGRGIPPERLKEVGAHYFEFGGVSPINQQCRDLIAALRQDFAETGLKLPIYWGNRNWTPFLADTLAEMEADGVRRALVVFTSAYSSYSGCRQYREDLARALEQSGTSIQFDKIRPYFNDPGFVEPMADAVGAAVAGLPESARLAPRLVFVTHSLPRTYAETSGPIGGAYVSQHLEVARLVAEGVSRRTGLVLPHELVFCSRSGPPQTPWLEPDVNDHLRDINAQGATGAVLAPIGFVSDHMEVIYDLDTQAAETAQEIGLPMARAATVGTDPRFVAALRRLVLERAAVARGDSEGDSLSNVVGRLRAFPDVCPLNCCPNPRAPLPAVAGED; from the coding sequence ATGTCGAACACCGCTCCGTACGACGCTCTGCTCCTGCTGTCCTTCGGCGGTCCCGAAGGACCGGAGGACGTGGTGCCCTTCCTGGAGAACGTGACCCGCGGCCGCGGCATCCCGCCGGAGCGGCTGAAGGAGGTCGGGGCCCACTACTTCGAGTTCGGCGGCGTGAGCCCGATCAACCAGCAGTGCCGCGACCTGATCGCCGCGCTGCGCCAGGACTTCGCCGAGACCGGACTGAAGCTGCCGATCTACTGGGGCAACCGGAACTGGACGCCGTTCCTCGCCGACACCCTGGCCGAGATGGAGGCCGACGGCGTGCGGCGCGCGCTCGTGGTGTTCACCAGCGCGTACTCCTCCTACTCCGGGTGCCGGCAGTACCGCGAGGATCTGGCGCGCGCGCTGGAGCAGTCCGGCACCTCGATCCAGTTCGACAAGATCCGGCCGTACTTCAACGACCCCGGGTTCGTGGAGCCGATGGCGGACGCCGTCGGGGCGGCGGTCGCCGGACTCCCGGAGAGCGCGCGCCTGGCGCCGCGTCTGGTGTTCGTCACGCACTCCCTGCCGCGCACGTACGCCGAGACCTCCGGTCCCATCGGCGGCGCGTACGTCTCCCAGCACCTGGAAGTGGCGCGCCTCGTGGCCGAGGGCGTCTCTCGCCGCACCGGCCTGGTGCTGCCGCACGAACTCGTCTTCTGCTCGCGCAGCGGCCCGCCGCAGACGCCGTGGCTGGAGCCGGACGTCAACGACCACCTGCGCGACATCAACGCGCAGGGTGCCACCGGCGCGGTGCTCGCCCCGATCGGCTTCGTGTCCGACCACATGGAGGTCATCTACGACCTCGACACGCAGGCCGCCGAGACCGCGCAGGAGATCGGGCTGCCGATGGCGCGCGCCGCCACGGTCGGCACCGATCCGCGCTTCGTGGCCGCGCTGCGGCGCCTGGTGCTGGAGCGGGCGGCGGTGGCGCGCGGGGACAGCGAGGGCGACTCGCTGTCGAACGTGGTCGGCCGGCTGCGGGCGTTCCCGGACGTGTGTCCCCTCAACTGCTGCCCGAATCCGCGCGCGCCGCTCCCGGCGGTGGCGGGGGAGGACTGA
- a CDS encoding DUF3093 domain-containing protein, whose product MADKAKASTYEERLTAPAGWWAVTAMAGIMGGLVFLRVNPAAALVAAIVTAALCGALVVAYGRVGVRVHDGFLEAGPARLPLTALGAATALDAEAARRLRTTEADARAFMLLRGYVSTAVKVDVTDPEDPTPYLYLSTRRPDKLVKVLSAR is encoded by the coding sequence ATGGCAGACAAGGCCAAGGCCAGCACTTACGAGGAACGCCTCACCGCGCCCGCCGGCTGGTGGGCGGTCACCGCGATGGCCGGCATCATGGGCGGGCTCGTCTTTCTCCGTGTGAACCCGGCTGCGGCCCTCGTCGCGGCGATCGTCACGGCGGCCCTGTGCGGTGCACTGGTCGTCGCCTACGGACGCGTCGGAGTGCGCGTCCACGACGGGTTCCTGGAAGCCGGCCCGGCACGTCTGCCTCTCACGGCGCTCGGGGCAGCCACCGCCCTGGACGCCGAGGCGGCCCGACGGCTGCGCACCACGGAGGCCGACGCGCGCGCGTTCATGTTGTTGCGCGGCTATGTGAGCACCGCCGTAAAGGTGGACGTCACAGACCCCGAGGACCCGACGCCGTACCTGTACCTGTCGACGCGGCGGCCGGACAAGCTCGTGAAAGTGCTCTCCGCACGCTGA
- a CDS encoding response regulator transcription factor has protein sequence MRVLVVEDEQVLADAVATGLRRDSMAVDVVYDGDAALERIAVNDYDVVVLDRDLPLVHGDDVCRHIVHSGLSTRVLMLTAAGDVADRVEGLTLGADDYLSKPFAFPELIARIRALGRRAVPALPPVLERAGIRVDPSRREVLRDGRLVPLSPKEFAVLEVLMRADGAAVSSEQLLEKAWDENADPFTNVVRVTVMTLRRKLGEPPVVLTVPGAGYRIP, from the coding sequence GTGCGGGTGCTGGTCGTTGAGGACGAGCAGGTGCTGGCCGACGCCGTGGCCACCGGGCTGCGCCGGGATTCCATGGCCGTGGACGTCGTCTACGACGGCGACGCGGCGCTGGAACGCATAGCCGTCAACGACTACGACGTGGTCGTGCTGGACCGCGATCTGCCGCTGGTGCACGGCGACGACGTCTGCCGGCACATCGTGCACAGCGGTTTGTCGACCAGGGTCTTGATGCTGACGGCGGCCGGCGACGTCGCGGACCGGGTCGAGGGGCTGACCCTCGGCGCCGACGACTACCTCTCCAAACCCTTTGCGTTTCCGGAGCTGATCGCGCGCATCCGCGCTCTGGGCCGCCGCGCGGTCCCGGCGCTGCCGCCGGTGTTGGAGCGCGCGGGGATCCGCGTGGACCCGAGCCGGCGAGAGGTGTTGCGCGACGGGCGGTTGGTGCCGCTGTCTCCTAAGGAGTTCGCGGTACTGGAGGTGCTCATGCGTGCCGATGGTGCGGCTGTGAGTTCTGAGCAGTTGCTGGAGAAGGCGTGGGACGAGAACGCCGATCCGTTCACGAACGTGGTGCGCGTCACGGTGATGACCCTGCGGCGCAAGCTCGGTGAGCCGCCGGTGGTGTTGACGGTCCCGGGCGCCGGATACCGGATTCCGTGA
- a CDS encoding PaaI family thioesterase has translation MPEKHPNAPAPGTKLGSHYSRCFGCGDDALGGLRVSSTVGEGLSVTTEFTVTDNHQGAPGLAHGGLLALAFDEALGAVNWLIGAIAVTGRLETDYLLPVPVGTTLHITAQCDGISGRKIYTSAVGRLDGPEGEVAVRATAIFIQVEVDHFLNNGRLEDVQEAMHDPEQLRAARAFEVNP, from the coding sequence ATGCCGGAAAAGCACCCGAACGCCCCCGCACCGGGCACCAAGCTCGGCTCGCACTACTCGCGCTGCTTCGGCTGCGGTGACGACGCGCTGGGCGGCCTGCGGGTGTCCTCGACGGTCGGTGAGGGACTGAGCGTCACCACCGAGTTCACCGTCACCGACAACCACCAGGGCGCGCCCGGCCTGGCCCACGGCGGCCTGCTCGCCCTCGCCTTCGACGAGGCGCTGGGCGCCGTGAACTGGCTGATCGGCGCGATCGCCGTCACCGGCCGCCTGGAGACCGACTACCTGCTGCCGGTGCCGGTCGGCACCACGCTGCACATCACCGCGCAGTGCGACGGCATCTCCGGTCGCAAGATCTACACCTCGGCCGTCGGCCGCCTGGACGGGCCCGAGGGCGAGGTCGCGGTCCGGGCGACCGCGATCTTCATCCAGGTCGAGGTCGACCACTTCCTGAACAACGGCCGCCTGGAGGACGTGCAGGAGGCCATGCACGACCCCGAGCAGCTGCGGGCGGCGCGCGCCTTCGAGGTCAACCCGTAG
- a CDS encoding MTH1187 family thiamine-binding protein: MIIAFSVTPIGVGEGVSEYVADAVRVVRESGLPNSTDAMFTSIEGEWDEVMAVVKAAVDAVAAKAPRVSVVLKADIRAGVTDGLTAKVAAVEAKLAEG, from the coding sequence ATGATTATCGCGTTCTCAGTGACCCCGATCGGTGTCGGCGAAGGTGTCAGCGAGTATGTCGCCGACGCGGTGCGGGTGGTGCGCGAGAGCGGCCTGCCCAACTCCACCGATGCGATGTTCACGAGCATCGAGGGGGAGTGGGACGAAGTGATGGCGGTGGTGAAGGCCGCCGTGGACGCGGTGGCCGCGAAGGCGCCTCGGGTGAGTGTGGTGTTGAAGGCGGACATCCGCGCCGGGGTCACCGACGGGCTGACGGCGAAGGTGGCCGCGGTCGAGGCGAAGCTGGCCGAGGGCTGA
- a CDS encoding gamma carbonic anhydrase family protein, with translation MAVYAIGDAVPEIHPEAYIHPDATVIGQVSVGAGSTVWPGAVLRGDYGRITVGDRTSIQDGTVVHATETLPTVIGSDCVVGHIAHLEGCVVEDGCLIGSGSVVLHQAVVRTGALVGANAVVSNNVEVPSGAMALGVPAKIRENAVPPGSFDDAVARYVANGKRYREELRRID, from the coding sequence ATGGCCGTCTACGCAATCGGCGACGCAGTGCCGGAAATCCACCCCGAGGCCTACATCCACCCGGACGCGACCGTCATCGGCCAGGTCAGCGTCGGTGCCGGCAGCACAGTATGGCCTGGTGCGGTACTGCGGGGCGACTACGGACGGATCACCGTGGGCGACCGTACGTCGATTCAGGACGGCACAGTCGTGCACGCCACTGAGACCTTGCCCACAGTGATCGGATCGGACTGTGTCGTTGGTCACATCGCACATTTGGAGGGGTGCGTGGTGGAGGACGGCTGTCTGATCGGATCGGGTTCCGTGGTGCTGCACCAAGCCGTGGTGCGTACGGGAGCTCTGGTGGGGGCGAACGCTGTCGTGAGCAACAACGTGGAAGTCCCCTCCGGCGCGATGGCCCTCGGCGTCCCGGCGAAGATCCGCGAGAACGCGGTGCCGCCGGGCAGCTTCGACGACGCGGTCGCCCGCTACGTGGCCAACGGCAAGCGGTACCGGGAAGAACTGCGGCGCATCGACTGA
- a CDS encoding sensor histidine kinase gives MAGDSGAVDSTYGGEAGPAPVPPRPGRRGLTIRLRMTIAYGAAVFLTGAVLIITAYFLFRWRLTHPNKDLAPPPGCPVLKPKEYPGQAAYCDSVKNKQILSQIDKPLIIVLLISAVVAVLIGYFLAGRFLRPINQITRTARRVASRPDRALHARIDMEGPQDDELVTLAQTFDGMLDRLDHAFEGQRRFVGNASHELRTPLAINRTLLEVTLMDPDASEQTRQLCHTLLATNERSERMIEGLLLLARADNEPTNREDIDLAEVAYRSVTQCEMEAAERHVAIRTSLQPAAVSGDGILIERIAMNLIQNALRHNIGAGGWVDVLTYDRSNDVPGHGLLVVANTGPEVPPYAVETLFEPFKRGSQPSGASAARDPKDKGVGLGLSIVRSVVRAHGGRVAAEPRPGGGLIVRVWLPVRV, from the coding sequence ATGGCGGGCGACTCGGGAGCGGTCGACAGCACCTACGGCGGCGAGGCCGGGCCGGCGCCGGTGCCCCCGCGCCCCGGGCGGCGCGGCCTGACGATACGGCTGCGGATGACCATCGCGTACGGCGCGGCGGTCTTCCTCACCGGAGCGGTGCTGATCATCACGGCCTACTTTCTGTTCCGGTGGCGGTTGACCCACCCCAACAAGGACCTTGCCCCTCCGCCCGGCTGTCCGGTGCTCAAGCCCAAGGAATACCCGGGACAGGCGGCCTATTGCGATTCGGTGAAGAACAAGCAGATCCTCAGCCAGATCGACAAGCCGTTGATCATCGTGCTGCTGATCTCCGCGGTGGTGGCGGTTCTGATCGGCTACTTCCTGGCCGGCCGGTTCCTGCGTCCGATCAACCAGATCACGCGCACCGCGCGCCGGGTCGCCAGCCGTCCGGACCGCGCGCTGCACGCCCGCATCGACATGGAGGGCCCGCAGGACGACGAGCTCGTCACCCTGGCGCAGACGTTCGACGGCATGCTGGACCGGCTGGACCACGCCTTCGAGGGCCAGCGGCGGTTCGTCGGCAACGCCTCGCACGAGCTGCGCACGCCGCTGGCGATCAACCGCACGCTGCTCGAGGTCACGCTGATGGACCCGGACGCCTCCGAGCAGACCCGGCAGCTGTGCCACACGCTGCTGGCCACCAACGAGCGCAGCGAGCGCATGATCGAGGGCCTGCTGCTGCTGGCGAGGGCGGACAACGAGCCGACCAACCGGGAGGACATCGACCTCGCGGAGGTGGCGTACCGGTCGGTGACGCAGTGCGAGATGGAGGCGGCCGAGCGGCACGTCGCGATCCGCACGTCGCTGCAGCCGGCGGCGGTCTCCGGCGACGGGATCCTGATCGAGCGGATCGCGATGAACCTGATCCAGAACGCGCTGCGCCACAACATCGGCGCCGGCGGCTGGGTGGACGTGCTCACCTACGACCGCTCGAACGACGTCCCGGGCCACGGCCTGCTGGTGGTCGCGAACACCGGCCCGGAGGTGCCGCCGTACGCGGTGGAGACGCTGTTCGAGCCGTTCAAGCGCGGCTCGCAGCCGTCGGGCGCGTCCGCGGCGCGCGACCCGAAGGACAAGGGCGTCGGACTGGGACTGTCGATAGTGCGCTCCGTGGTGCGGGCGCACGGCGGCCGGGTCGCCGCCGAGCCGCGTCCGGGCGGCGGGCTCATCGTGCGGGTGTGGCTGCCGGTGCGGGTGTGA
- a CDS encoding flavoprotein, with protein sequence MPVLYLVACGAPPAAELLSHPEAVPGLQADGWTVCVLCTPAGERFLDPAAVSIATGYPVRVEQRQPGEPDVLPSPDAIMVAPATFNTLNKWALGISDTLVLGILNENLGAGVPIAATVWAKDELQKHPAFDGHAQLLFESGVRFIQPDEGVAQFPWGQLRNAMAELLTE encoded by the coding sequence GTGCCAGTGCTCTACCTCGTCGCCTGCGGCGCGCCGCCCGCGGCCGAGCTGTTGTCCCACCCCGAGGCGGTACCGGGCCTGCAGGCCGACGGCTGGACCGTGTGCGTGCTGTGCACGCCGGCCGGAGAACGCTTCCTGGATCCCGCGGCGGTCTCGATCGCGACCGGCTATCCGGTCCGGGTGGAGCAGCGCCAGCCGGGGGAACCGGACGTGCTGCCGTCCCCGGACGCGATCATGGTCGCGCCGGCGACGTTCAACACCCTGAACAAGTGGGCCCTGGGGATCTCCGACACCCTGGTCCTCGGAATCCTCAACGAGAACCTGGGCGCGGGCGTGCCGATCGCGGCAACCGTGTGGGCCAAGGACGAGCTGCAGAAGCACCCGGCCTTCGACGGCCACGCGCAGCTGCTCTTCGAGAGCGGCGTCCGCTTCATCCAGCCGGACGAGGGCGTTGCGCAGTTCCCTTGGGGGCAACTGCGCAACGCTATGGCGGAACTCCTCACGGAGTGA
- a CDS encoding Rv0909 family putative TA system antitoxin: MGIFDVFKSKVSEAADKAGDVAGQAWDKAGDVAGQAKDKVSDMMDKKKGDEADGPAAQAPADMAQPAETAQPAQAAQAAQAPMNAPGGVEGEAADMVSEGAPVAAAGEAAPGVGDDGAPAQGSSGGGMTQSIKDNVAQGADKAGEMTKGATGNRFDEKIDSGVQQAKDRLG, translated from the coding sequence ATGGGCATCTTCGATGTTTTCAAGAGCAAGGTGAGCGAAGCCGCGGACAAGGCCGGCGACGTGGCGGGGCAGGCCTGGGACAAGGCCGGGGACGTGGCCGGTCAGGCCAAGGACAAGGTCTCCGACATGATGGACAAGAAGAAGGGTGACGAGGCCGACGGGCCCGCCGCCCAGGCCCCGGCCGACATGGCGCAGCCGGCCGAGACGGCTCAGCCTGCTCAGGCAGCTCAGGCAGCTCAGGCCCCGATGAACGCCCCTGGCGGCGTCGAGGGCGAGGCGGCCGACATGGTGTCCGAAGGCGCGCCGGTGGCAGCCGCCGGCGAGGCCGCGCCCGGCGTCGGCGACGACGGGGCCCCGGCCCAGGGCTCCTCCGGCGGCGGGATGACCCAGAGCATCAAGGACAACGTCGCCCAGGGCGCCGACAAGGCCGGCGAGATGACCAAGGGCGCCACCGGGAACCGTTTCGACGAGAAGATCGACTCCGGAGTCCAGCAGGCGAAGGACCGGCTGGGCTGA
- the dapF gene encoding diaminopimelate epimerase: MILDGLPASTPLTKGHGTENDFVIVPDPDGALSEQLTSARVAALCDRRAGIGADGVLHVVRTANTPGYEDQAAEAEFFMDYRNSDGSVAEMCGNGVRVFALYLTAYGYVKGGVLGEPVEFAVATRGGIKRVTLKATGENTADVTVDMGVPVFPTERGAVTVDVKGTPKAAVDVDMGNPHAVVFVGSTADAGPLYEMPTVLPTGIYTEGVNVEFAADVSPHHLAMRVYERGVGETRSCGTGACAVMIAAARRDGAQAGTEYTVDVPGGRLRFVERADGHLEMTGPAALVYDIAPPDIMPIDRANR, from the coding sequence ATGATCCTCGACGGCCTGCCGGCCTCCACCCCGCTGACCAAGGGGCACGGCACCGAGAACGACTTCGTCATCGTCCCGGACCCGGACGGCGCTCTGTCGGAACAGCTCACGTCCGCGCGGGTCGCGGCGCTGTGCGACCGGCGGGCCGGGATCGGCGCGGACGGCGTGCTGCACGTGGTCCGCACTGCCAATACGCCGGGCTATGAAGACCAGGCGGCGGAGGCGGAGTTCTTCATGGACTACCGCAACTCCGACGGCAGCGTGGCCGAGATGTGCGGCAACGGAGTCCGCGTCTTCGCGCTGTACCTCACTGCGTACGGCTACGTAAAGGGCGGCGTTTTAGGGGAGCCGGTGGAGTTCGCCGTAGCGACGCGCGGCGGGATCAAGCGGGTGACGCTCAAGGCAACCGGTGAGAACACCGCAGACGTCACCGTCGATATGGGTGTCCCTGTGTTCCCCACAGAGCGCGGAGCTGTGACGGTCGACGTAAAGGGAACGCCTAAGGCGGCCGTGGACGTGGACATGGGGAATCCGCACGCTGTGGTCTTCGTGGGTTCTACCGCGGATGCCGGCCCTCTATACGAGATGCCCACAGTGCTCCCTACGGGGATCTACACAGAGGGCGTCAATGTGGAGTTCGCCGCAGACGTCTCTCCGCACCACCTCGCTATGCGCGTCTACGAACGCGGCGTCGGCGAGACCCGCTCCTGCGGCACCGGAGCCTGCGCGGTGATGATCGCCGCCGCGCGCCGCGACGGCGCGCAGGCCGGGACCGAGTACACCGTGGACGTCCCCGGCGGCCGGCTGCGCTTCGTCGAGCGCGCCGACGGCCACCTGGAGATGACCGGCCCCGCGGCGCTGGTCTACGACATCGCACCCCCCGACATCATGCCCATTGACCGAGCGAACCGGTGA
- the miaA gene encoding tRNA (adenosine(37)-N6)-dimethylallyltransferase MiaA, whose translation MNTATVPVIAVVGPTASGKSDLGVALAEALHGEVVNADSMQLYQGMDVGTAKLTDAERHGVPHHLLDVWPVTRTANVAEYQTLARVEADRLIARDRPPVFVGGSGLYLRGALDEFEFPGTDGLIRERLEAELAEVGSFVLHQRLKERDPQAAETILPSNGRRVVRALEVIELTGGRFTATLPEHTDHYPGTVHLGLDVDRPALDERIALRVDRMWDAGFVQEVRDLEPRGLRDGLTASRALGYAQVLRFLSGECTEEQAKEETVRATKRFARRQDSWFRRDPRVHWLRYDRSDLVEAALDRIGA comes from the coding sequence ATGAACACGGCCACAGTCCCGGTGATCGCGGTGGTCGGCCCGACCGCCTCCGGCAAGTCCGACCTCGGCGTCGCGCTGGCCGAGGCGCTGCACGGCGAGGTGGTCAACGCCGACTCGATGCAGCTGTACCAGGGCATGGACGTGGGCACCGCGAAGCTGACGGACGCCGAGCGCCACGGCGTGCCGCACCATCTGCTCGACGTCTGGCCGGTGACCCGCACCGCGAACGTCGCCGAGTACCAGACCCTGGCGCGCGTCGAGGCGGACCGGCTGATCGCCCGGGACCGGCCGCCGGTCTTCGTCGGCGGCTCCGGGCTGTACCTGCGCGGCGCCCTGGACGAGTTCGAGTTCCCCGGCACCGACGGCCTGATCCGCGAGCGCCTGGAGGCCGAACTCGCCGAGGTCGGCTCGTTCGTGCTGCACCAGCGGCTGAAGGAGCGGGACCCGCAGGCCGCCGAGACGATCCTGCCGTCGAACGGCCGGCGCGTCGTGCGCGCGCTGGAGGTGATCGAGCTGACCGGCGGCCGGTTCACCGCGACGCTGCCCGAGCACACCGACCACTACCCCGGCACCGTGCACCTCGGCCTGGACGTCGACCGGCCCGCGCTGGACGAGCGCATCGCGCTGCGCGTGGACCGCATGTGGGACGCCGGGTTCGTGCAGGAGGTGCGGGACCTGGAGCCGCGGGGGCTGCGCGACGGCCTCACCGCGAGCCGAGCCCTCGGCTATGCCCAGGTCCTGCGTTTCCTCTCGGGAGAGTGCACAGAGGAACAGGCCAAGGAGGAGACCGTGCGCGCCACCAAGCGGTTCGCGCGGCGGCAGGACTCCTGGTTCCGCCGGGACCCGCGCGTGCACTGGCTGCGATACGACCGTTCCGACCTGGTGGAGGCTGCGCTCGATAGGATCGGAGCATGA
- a CDS encoding DUF4193 domain-containing protein produces MATDYDTPRKTDDDLNEDSLEELKARRTDKAAGLADLDEGDNESLELPGADLSNEELSVRVLPRQADEFTCTSCFLVHHRSQLAREKGNEMICKDCA; encoded by the coding sequence ATGGCTACCGACTACGACACACCGCGCAAGACCGACGACGACCTCAACGAGGACAGCCTGGAGGAGTTGAAGGCCCGCCGCACCGACAAGGCTGCGGGCCTGGCCGACCTGGACGAGGGCGACAACGAGTCGCTCGAACTCCCCGGCGCCGACCTGTCCAACGAGGAACTGTCGGTGCGTGTGCTGCCACGGCAGGCGGACGAGTTCACGTGCACCAGTTGTTTCCTGGTGCACCACCGCAGCCAGCTGGCGCGCGAAAAGGGCAACGAGATGATCTGCAAGGACTGCGCCTGA
- a CDS encoding helix-turn-helix domain-containing protein translates to MVTYEQEPDGGRIRRLRKRASLTQSEFGQLMGRSQGWVSGIENGDLELDSVTLIVRAASVLKVYPNEITGRPYDPGTPAEDRGHRAIPAIRRVVSRHDLPPDWPVEPRSRRELEAAVEHLAVLRMAARYADLGEAAPNLIREIHAAAYVAPAGEESERLHGLLARAYKEADTVAHELGYDDLSTLTTERFRAAADRAGDPCLTAVFDYLRVRDLWAADLWPDALDLIDGAIGFVGEPRRKEQASVWGSLQLRAAITAALSSKEDEAWQRIRLADETAHRLGEGYDPYKLAFCPANVELHKLAVAVEIRDGARAVALASQTRMPANFPASRRGRFHLDAARGWIYYGGYDQALDEIERAERIAPLLVRNNPVAKAAVRSLLSHERRSQRERLRRMAGRMHIS, encoded by the coding sequence ATGGTGACCTACGAGCAGGAACCCGACGGCGGGCGGATCCGCCGGCTGCGCAAGCGTGCCAGCCTGACGCAGTCCGAGTTCGGACAGCTCATGGGTCGCTCCCAGGGCTGGGTGTCGGGGATCGAGAACGGCGACCTGGAGCTCGATTCGGTGACCCTGATCGTACGCGCCGCGAGTGTCCTGAAGGTCTATCCCAACGAAATCACCGGACGCCCCTACGACCCCGGCACCCCCGCCGAGGACCGCGGGCACCGCGCGATCCCCGCCATCCGGCGCGTGGTCTCCCGGCACGACCTCCCGCCGGACTGGCCGGTGGAGCCGCGGTCGCGCCGGGAGTTGGAGGCCGCGGTGGAGCACCTGGCGGTGCTGCGCATGGCGGCGCGCTACGCCGATCTCGGAGAGGCCGCGCCGAACCTCATCCGGGAGATCCACGCCGCGGCTTACGTGGCCCCGGCGGGCGAGGAGTCGGAGCGATTACACGGCCTCCTCGCGCGCGCCTACAAGGAAGCCGACACCGTCGCCCACGAACTGGGCTACGACGACCTCTCCACGCTCACCACAGAGCGTTTCCGCGCCGCCGCGGACCGCGCCGGGGACCCGTGCCTGACAGCGGTCTTCGACTACCTCCGGGTGCGCGACCTGTGGGCCGCCGACCTGTGGCCCGACGCGCTGGACCTGATCGACGGCGCGATCGGCTTCGTCGGCGAACCGCGCCGGAAGGAGCAGGCGTCGGTGTGGGGCTCGCTCCAACTCCGCGCGGCGATCACCGCGGCGCTGTCGTCCAAGGAGGACGAGGCGTGGCAGCGGATCCGCCTGGCCGACGAGACCGCGCACCGCCTCGGCGAGGGGTACGACCCGTACAAGCTCGCCTTCTGCCCGGCCAACGTCGAACTGCACAAGCTCGCCGTGGCCGTGGAGATCCGGGACGGGGCGCGCGCCGTCGCGCTGGCGTCCCAGACCAGGATGCCGGCGAACTTCCCGGCCTCCCGCCGCGGCCGCTTCCACCTGGACGCCGCCCGCGGCTGGATCTACTACGGCGGCTACGACCAGGCGCTGGACGAGATCGAGCGGGCCGAGCGCATCGCCCCGCTGCTGGTGCGGAACAACCCGGTCGCCAAAGCCGCCGTGCGCTCGCTGCTGAGCCACGAGCGGCGCAGCCAGCGGGAGCGGCTGCGGCGCATGGCGGGGCGGATGCACATCTCTTGA
- a CDS encoding inositol monophosphatase family protein, with protein sequence MSENADSPNPKDLLELAVRLAAEAGRLLVQERPRDLGVADTKSSPTDIVTVMDQRSEKLIVEGILAERPDDGILGEEGSDREGTSGVRWVIDPIDGTVNYLYEIPLWGISIGVEVDGETVAGVVEIPMLRETFTALRGHGAYRNGQAIRAFSAQSEGKPVPMDRALIATGFGYAAQRRAVQGAIVADLLPKVRDIRRGGSAALDLCSVACGRVDGYFERGAKPWDLSAGSLIAQEAGAKVGGLHGAAASDEMTVAAADGLFEALCAFLEGHRIDDGGDTVRDS encoded by the coding sequence ATGTCCGAGAACGCCGATTCCCCCAATCCCAAGGACCTGCTGGAACTGGCGGTGCGGCTGGCCGCCGAGGCGGGACGCCTCCTGGTCCAGGAGCGTCCGCGCGACCTCGGTGTGGCCGACACCAAGTCCAGCCCCACCGACATCGTCACCGTCATGGATCAGCGTTCGGAGAAGCTGATCGTGGAGGGCATCCTCGCCGAGCGCCCCGACGACGGCATCCTCGGCGAGGAGGGCTCGGACCGCGAGGGCACCTCCGGGGTGCGCTGGGTGATCGATCCCATCGACGGCACTGTGAACTACCTCTATGAGATCCCTCTGTGGGGCATCTCCATCGGCGTGGAAGTCGACGGCGAGACGGTCGCCGGTGTGGTCGAGATCCCGATGCTGCGCGAGACCTTCACCGCCTTGCGCGGGCATGGCGCCTACCGCAACGGTCAGGCGATCCGTGCGTTCAGTGCACAGTCGGAGGGGAAGCCGGTCCCGATGGACCGCGCGCTGATCGCGACGGGCTTCGGGTACGCGGCCCAGCGGCGTGCGGTGCAGGGCGCGATCGTCGCCGACCTTCTGCCGAAGGTGCGGGACATCCGGCGCGGCGGTTCCGCGGCGCTCGACCTGTGCTCGGTGGCGTGCGGGCGCGTGGACGGCTACTTCGAGCGCGGCGCGAAGCCGTGGGACCTGTCGGCCGGCTCGCTGATCGCGCAGGAGGCCGGCGCGAAGGTCGGGGGACTACACGGAGCGGCCGCCTCCGACGAGATGACGGTGGCGGCCGCTGACGGGCTGTTTGAGGCTTTGTGCGCGTTTCTCGAGGGCCATCGTATTGACGATGGAGGGGATACCGTGCGGGACTCCTGA